The following are from one region of the Canis lupus familiaris isolate Mischka breed German Shepherd chromosome 30, alternate assembly UU_Cfam_GSD_1.0, whole genome shotgun sequence genome:
- the USP50 gene encoding inactive ubiquitin carboxyl-terminal hydrolase 50 isoform X1, giving the protein MTSQRPLPADDFSIYYVLAECTDPPDAPALAELRASPPRRQGVTGLRNLGNTCYMNAILQCLCSVSPLVEYFVSGKYITALQRDCREVATAFAYVMTDMWLGDSECVSPEVFRSALGSLYPAFMKKTQQDAQEFLIYVLNELHEALKKYHRKRSHEKGSVLRCCRKVIASESSIITQLFEGQLNYSIMCLKCENCTYKNEVFTVLSLPIPSEYECSLQDCLQCFFQQDTLTWNNQIHCSFCETKQETAVRASISKAPKIIIFHLKRFDILGTMKRKLRTDIHYPLTNLDLTPYICPVFRKHPKYNLCAVVSQRERERQRHRQREKQAPCTGSPMWDSIPGLQDCALGQRQAPNRCATQGSLSGSLYYYTNNLFLEGLLELNRKTFCYWNVCP; this is encoded by the exons CGCAGAGTGCACGGATCCCCCAGACGCCCCTGCGCTGGCCGAGCTGCGTGCGAGCCCGCCGCGCCGCCAGGGGGTGACGGGCCTGCGCAACCTGGGCAACACGTGCTACATGAACGCCATCTTGCAGTGTCTGTGCAGCGTTTCGCCGCTGGTGGAGTACTTCGTCTCCGGGAAGTACATCACGGCTCTTCAAAG GGATTGCCGTGAGGTGGCCACTGCTTTCGCCTATGTGATGACAGACATGTGGCTTGGAGACTCAGAATGTGTCTCCCCAGAAGTATTTCGGTCAGCTCTTGGCAGCCTCTACCCAGCGTTTATGAAAAAGACACAACAGGATGCTCAGGAATTCTTGATTTATGTCCTGAATGAACTTCATGAAGCTCTGAAAAAA TACCATCGAAAAAGATCACACGAAAAAGGATCTGTTCTCAGATGCTGCAGGAAGGTGATTGCCAGTGAGTCCTCCATCATCACACAGCTGTTTGAAGGGCAGCTCAACTACAGCATCATGTGTTTGAAGTGTGAGAACTGTACTTACAAGAATGAAGTCTTCACcgtcctctctctccccattccaTCCGAATATGAGTGCTCTCTTCAG GACTGTCTCCAGTGTTTTTTTCAACAAGACACACTGACCTGGAATAACCAAATTCACTGTTCTTTCTGTGAAACCAAGCAAGAAACAGCTGTAAGGGCCAGTATTTCCAAAGCaccaaaaataattatctttcatttaaaaag ATTTGACATTCTGGGTACaatgaaaaggaaactgagaacagATATTCACTACCCACTCACCAACTTAGACCTTACTCCTTATATTTGTCCAGTTTTTCGGAAACACCCTAAATACAACCTCTGTGCAGTGGTG tcacagagagagagagagaggcagagacacaggcagagggagaagcaggctccatgcaccgggagcccgatgtgggattcgatcccgggtctccaggattgcgccctgggccaaaggcaggcgccaaaccgctgcgccacccagggatccctctctggcAGTTTGTATTACTATACTAATAACTTGTTTCTTGAAGGTCTGTTAGAATTAAACAGAAAGACCTTCTGCTACTGGAATGTTTGTCCTTAA
- the USP50 gene encoding inactive ubiquitin carboxyl-terminal hydrolase 50 isoform X3 produces MTSQRPLPADDFSIYYVLAECTDPPDAPALAELRASPPRRQGVTGLRNLGNTCYMNAILQCLCSVSPLVEYFVSGKYITALQRDCREVATAFAYVMTDMWLGDSECVSPEVFRSALGSLYPAFMKKTQQDAQEFLIYVLNELHEALKKYHRKRSHEKGSVLRCCRKVIASESSIITQLFEGQLNYSIMCLKCENCTYKNEVFTVLSLPIPSEYECSLQDCLQCFFQQDTLTWNNQIHCSFCETKQETAVRASISKAPKIIIFHLKRFDILGTMKRKLRTDIHYPLTNLDLTPYICPVFRKHPKYNLCAVVILFYSPGLD; encoded by the exons CGCAGAGTGCACGGATCCCCCAGACGCCCCTGCGCTGGCCGAGCTGCGTGCGAGCCCGCCGCGCCGCCAGGGGGTGACGGGCCTGCGCAACCTGGGCAACACGTGCTACATGAACGCCATCTTGCAGTGTCTGTGCAGCGTTTCGCCGCTGGTGGAGTACTTCGTCTCCGGGAAGTACATCACGGCTCTTCAAAG GGATTGCCGTGAGGTGGCCACTGCTTTCGCCTATGTGATGACAGACATGTGGCTTGGAGACTCAGAATGTGTCTCCCCAGAAGTATTTCGGTCAGCTCTTGGCAGCCTCTACCCAGCGTTTATGAAAAAGACACAACAGGATGCTCAGGAATTCTTGATTTATGTCCTGAATGAACTTCATGAAGCTCTGAAAAAA TACCATCGAAAAAGATCACACGAAAAAGGATCTGTTCTCAGATGCTGCAGGAAGGTGATTGCCAGTGAGTCCTCCATCATCACACAGCTGTTTGAAGGGCAGCTCAACTACAGCATCATGTGTTTGAAGTGTGAGAACTGTACTTACAAGAATGAAGTCTTCACcgtcctctctctccccattccaTCCGAATATGAGTGCTCTCTTCAG GACTGTCTCCAGTGTTTTTTTCAACAAGACACACTGACCTGGAATAACCAAATTCACTGTTCTTTCTGTGAAACCAAGCAAGAAACAGCTGTAAGGGCCAGTATTTCCAAAGCaccaaaaataattatctttcatttaaaaag ATTTGACATTCTGGGTACaatgaaaaggaaactgagaacagATATTCACTACCCACTCACCAACTTAGACCTTACTCCTTATATTTGTCCAGTTTTTCGGAAACACCCTAAATACAACCTCTGTGCAGTGGTG